The Sneathiella limimaris region AGAAAGCCAGAGGCGAGATTGCCAGCCTACAACCTCAGGAAATTAGTGAACAACATATCCCGGCAGCGACAGATGAACTGAGCGCTATTGTCGAAGCGACTGAAGAAGCTACGAATACATTTCTGGATGCGGCAGAAACTCTCTCCGAAATTGGAGCTGATATCGGGGGCGAAAAAGAAGAGCGCATCACCGACATTATTACTAAGATATATGAGGCTTCCAACTTTCAGGACATCACAGGTCAAAGGATAAACAAAGTTGTCTCAACCCTGCAGCATATTGAAGCAGTGATCAACAAGATGGCTGAGTCCATGGGTAAACCGGTTAACAAAGAAAAAGACCGCGAAGATGTTTCTGGTGTGCATAAGGAAGCAGATGAACGTCCTGATGCCGATTTGCTAAACGGTCCACAAAAAGAGGGCGAAGGGGTATCCCAGGACGATATTGATGCCTTGCTAGCGAGTTTTGACTGAAAACAGGAAAACCGGTTCCAATGTTAGGGTATTCTCAGCAGATTACGAAAGAAAGAACGGCTAACAAAAACACGACTATTGTGTTTGTTGCGCTGTATTTCCTGCTGCTCGCTTTTTTCATTTATTTGACATCGATCTCTGAACCTGCGGAAGAGCGAATTCGCTCGGTAATTGGTAGTATTGATGTAACGTTTAAAGGAAAAGAGAAGGTTCAGTCCGAAGCGCAATCTACAGAGTTTAAGTCCAAAGACCTTGGAACAGCGACATTTCATGCGGAACTGAAGCAGGTTTATGAAACCGCAATACCGTTGGTCCAGAGTGAAATCAATAAGCAGGGGGATATTCTCCAGTTCAGGATCCCTGTCAGCCAGATTTTTCCCGATGGGACCTCCAGTGTGAGGGATACACGTGAACAACTAATCACTCGAACAGCGAGCCTTTTGATTAAGCGCTCAGGGATTGTACCAACCGACATGGAAATCCTCATGGATGTTGGAAATGATTTACCTGCGGCAGCTGAAATGCGGGGAAACTTGACAGTTAAGCGCATTGATAGCTTGGTCACATTGCTCCTAGATGCAGGCGTTCCTGCCCGGAACTTTTTTGTTGGGCTTACGAATGCCAATACAGACGAAATTGTCTTTCGTTTCTACATTCGGGAAAACTTCAACAATCAGTTCAGAAATGAAGAGGGGGCAAATTAATGTTTGAACCGCTTCCTCAGCCGACAAATCGACGACAGAACACAATGTGGCTTACGTCTCTTGCTGACTTGCTGGCGTTATTATTGGCGTTTTTTGTTCTGGTTTTTGCAATGAACGAGATCAAAAGAGATAACTGGGAAAAGGTGCTAGAGTTCCTGGGAAACCCGCTAAACATCAATAGTGAACAGACAGAAACTGGCCCAACTGCAGAGGAAAATGTTGAGCTGTTTACGGAACAGCGTGCGTTTGATCTGGACTATTTGCAGAATATTCTGAAAGCTAAAGTTTCAAGCAGTGAAGAGCTGACTAATGTGGAGGTTTTTAAGGCTGCTGATCGCCTGATCATTTCCTTTATTGGCGACAGTTTCTTTGGGCAAGGCGGCAACGACGTCACTGGAAAACTCTTGGATGCAACTCGGATGCTGGGCGAAACCCTTCGCTACGTGAAAAACCGTATAGAGGTTTATGGTCATTCAGATCCAGTTCCTATCCAAAATAGGGCTCCGGACGCTTTGTCAAATTGGACATTGTCGCTTTCGCGCGCGGTGTCTGTTTCTGAGACGCTCGAAAAAGCTGGCTATGGATATCCGGTACAGGTCTATGGACTGGCGGACTCTCGTTATTTTGAATTGGATCCTTCTAATGGTGAGGAAAAGAATTTCCAACTAGCGAGGAGAATAGATATTGTCATTCGGGAAGCAAAAGGTGCCAATCGATGAGAATGTTTGCCGAGAATTCATTTCGCTCCTTCATGCTCCTTCTTGTTTTAGGGGCGTTCTTGTTTGCGATACAGACAGGTATTGCTGGTGCAGCAACGTCGATTGAGGTTAGAGCTGGAGAGCATCCCGAATATGGGCGGCTTGTGCTTGATTGGAAGAAACTACAATCATATGAAGCTGAAATTGAAAATGGCTATCTTGTTGTTCGTTTTCCCGAAGCTTTTGAAGCAAATTTAACGTCTGCACTTCGCATACTTGATGAGTATGTGGAGAGTGGTGAAATTATAAATGAAAACAAATCATTAAGACTAAAACTTAAGGGTAGTTTTCAGCTAAAAGATGCCGTCTATGGAACCGCTATAGCGCTCGATTTGGTAAAGCCAAAGGGGCAATCTGAAAAAGTCCGTGTGCGTGCGGGGGATCATCCAAAATATAGTCGGTTGGTGGTCGATTGGTCTCAAATCGTTGACTATGACGTTCGCGAGAACGGAAACCAGTTTGTTTTGCAATTTGCCAAGCCTGCGGAACTGGATCTTTCAAATGTTACCCGCGATATACCGGATCATATTCAATCAGTTGAGGTTAGCCAGACAGATGCCGCAACGGTTTTGTTGGTCACAACAAAGGGGCCAACTGCACTTAAATCTTTTCGCAGTGGAAACAGCATAGCCTTCGATTTCCAGCCGAAAACCTTGGCTGAAACCCAGAAAACTGAGAAAGAAGAGCCCACTCAAGCACTAACAGAAAAATCTGACAACTCTGTTCGCAAAATTACAAAACCTGTTGAAATTAGGCCTGTCGAGGTCGAGCCTGCGAAGAAGGAAACAGAAAAACCAAAGGAATTGGTTCAAGTAACTGAACCTGTTGTTGCTGAAAAAGAACCTGTCCTACAAAGGGAAGTTGAGCCTGTTGCGGACACAACATCTCCAAGATCATTAATACCGCAATCTGACCAGATGGCATCCACTAATGCTAATGTGGCACTACCTGAGGAGAGACTTGTCCTTGATGTTGGTAATCTCAAAGATGGTTTTCGTTTAATCTTTCCGTGGGAACAATCAGCAGCAATGGCGTTGTTTGAACGGGCTGGTCAATATTGGATTGTGTTTGATAAAGCCGTTCGCCTTGATTTCAAAAACCTAGGTGGGCCCTATAAGTTTCTGGTTATCAGAAAAAATCAGTTTGCTCATCCGACTGCAACAGTCGCGAGACTGTCCGTCCGTGAAGGCTACACCCCGAGTGTCACACGGATTGATAATGAGTGGCGAGTTGATTTCCGATTAGCTGAAGCGCCTGTCATCAAGAATACGATTGATATTCAACCTCAACCAGCTGCCCAAGGCGGTGCCCGTGTTTTCATTCCAGCCGTGAATAATGGCGATCGTGTGGAACTGTTGGACCCGCAGGCCGGTGATGCAATTATCGCTGTTCCACTCCATTCTCCAAGTTGGGGTGTCGGCAGATCACGGACGTTTACTCAATTTACAGTCTTGCCATCCGTTCAGGGGATCGCAATGACCCCTCGGGATCCTAAAGTACAGATTGCGGTTGAAAGAAACGGTGTCTCGGTCACTGCGCCTGATGGCTTGCAGCTAGCACGTGCGATTTCTCAGGAGGATCTCTATGCGGATGGAGATTTGACAGATCGTTTTGGCAAGCAAAAGGATAAGGCCCAGCTTGTGAAGTTAGCGGCTTGGCGACAGGTTCCTATGCGCGAGTTTCAGGAGCAAAAACAGTTATTGCAGCGACGAGTTGCGCGCTCTCCATCTGCTGGACGGAATGGTGCGCGTATGGAGCTCGCCAGGTTCTTTGTCGGGCATAAATATTATGCGGATGCGCTCGCTGTCCTGGAACGTGTCAGACTGGATGATCCGAGGGCAGATGACGATGGGATGTTCCGATTGCTCAGAGGGTTGTCAAATTTAGGCATGAACCATCTTCAGGAAGCCGAGCAAGACCTCATGGATCCTGTCTTTAATGGTGTTTTAGAGGTCGCCCCTTGGAGAGCTATGCTGGCTGCAAAGCAGGGGGATTGGAAGCAGGCGTCGTCTGAAATCCGGATTGGTCGCGATGCATTTCCAGTTTACGATCAGGGATTGCAAAACGAGTTTAATATTCTGGCGGCCGAAACCGCCCTTGAAGATTACGATATCGAGGGAGCTATTAAGGCGCTTGAGGATATCAAAACTGCCGTTGGTGAGGGCGTTGATAAGAAGATTGCCGCCAGCCGTGAATATCTGGAGGGGGTTGCGGCTCTTAGATCAGGCGATCCTGGTCGCGCCGTTGGAAAGTTTCAACAAGCAATGGCACTCGATTACCGTCCGGTGACCGCCAAAGCAAATTTCGCCCGCGTAAATGCAATGTTGGCTCAGGAAGAAATCTCACCTGAAGAGGCCATTGAAGAGTTTAAGAAAATGACCTTTGCCTGGCGGGGAGACCAGCTGGAGTTGGACATTTTGAAGCGGATTGGGGATTTGCAAATAGCCAGCGGTGAAATGCGTGAAGGTTTGAAAACCTTTAAAAGTATCGTGATGACCTTCCCTAAAGACCCTCTGTCTCGGGATATTGCCCGGGAAATGAATGACTTATTTATCCAGTTATTCCTTGAAGGGGGCGCTGACAAATTACCACCTGTAAAAGCTTTGGCACTTTACTATGAGTTTCGAGAGCTTACTCCTTTAGGAGACAAGGGTGATGCTATGATCCGTAATTTGGCTGACCGGCTGATTAAGGTCGATCTGTTGGAGCAGGCTGCACAGCTTCTTGACCATCAGGTTAATTTCCGCCTGAGTGGAGCGCAAAAATCAGTCACAGGTGCCAAGTTGGCTGTCGTACATCTTTGGAATGAGAATCCAAAAGAAAGCCTGGATATTCTCAACAAAACTCGCTGGAGAGCTTTGCCAGATAAGGTAAAGGATGAGCGGCGACATATTCAGGCACGCGCAAGTCTCGACCTGGAGCGGTATGATGCTGCATTGGAGCTGCTGGAAGGAGATACCAGTCAGACCGCCGATCTACTTCGGTCGGATATTTATTGGCGGTCCAAAAACTGGTCAAAAGCAATTGATGCGATTGAAGTTCTTTTGGAGAATTCTGGAGCAAATAAAGCTGCGTCTTTAACTGATGGTGATCGTCAAAGGGTAATGCAATTGGCTGTTGCCAGAAGTCTTGCCGGAGATCGTCAAGGGATCGCCAATATGCGGGATCGATACCGTAAACATATGGTCAACACTCCCGATCTGGATGCATTTGATCTGATCACAGATACTTCTGATGGAGCAGACACCTCATTCCGCGAACGTTCGACAGCAATTGCCAAAATAGGCCAGTTAGAGAGTTTTATGGCAGGCTATCGGGAGCAGCTCGAAAAAGGAGAGTTCTGGTCCACTAACTGACCGGGCTGAAGGCTAATTAATTCTTTCGAGCTGTTAGTCCGTGTTGTTTCATGCGCCATAGAGCAAGATCTACACGATCCTGACCAAAGAAGGGTTCTCCATTAAAAACAAGAGTGGGGACCCCCCAATGACCTGAGTCGTCCAACGCTTCCTGGTTTCTTGAAATATCTACGTCTATCTTATCCTCATTTCCTTCAACCTGCTGTGTGAGCTCAGTCAGAGAGAGTCCTGCTCTGGCGACAGTTTTTTCCAATGTTTCAGGTAGATGCCAGTTGGTGGTACTCCCATCAAAGATGGAGCGGGACACTTCATCAATAAATGAAAGTCCTTTGCCAGCTTCTACCGCTTTCATCCCTAGACGGGTAATCATGCGGATGTAGGGTTGTTCTTTGGCAATGGTTCCATTTGTACGATCAATGACAACAGGATCTGGATTTGGCCATTTAAATCCCATGCCTCGATAATCAGCAATTCTTTTGCAATCGAGCATTAAATAAGGGATCCATTTTGGATTGACGGATTTAAAGAATTCAGGGGTTCGAATTGCAATTGGATAGACTGGCCGGACATTGATCTTTAGATCGTAGTCCTCCGTCATCCGTCTATATTGTGGGGTTGCGAGATAAGAGTATGGGCTTCTAAAAGACCAAAAGAGATCTGCCTCAAGTGTCATGGATAGGCTCCTTTTTTAGTTATTGAGCCCAGTTTGGCAAATCCTGGCCGAAAGACAATCTATAAACTCTCCATTTTCGGTCACTTTTCTGGGGAGGGAGTTCGATTTTTTCGGGAAGATCTGGCGTAAAGCCCTCTTGGCCGTTCTTGAGGAGTGCCCGGTGCAACAGCCAATTGGTAGTAGTCATTCCAGTCTTCGTTTGTGAAGTCGTCTATTGAGGCTATAGTCTCAAAATTATTCAGAGTTTTGTCCTGATAGGTGAGCCGTTCAACTGGCTGGACCTGAAAAAGAGGCATTTCTCGTTGGAAGAAAATAGGTTGATCAGTCTTTGTTAGGCGAAAATTCATGAAAAGTGGTCCGAACCACCTGTCCGTTTCAATGATACCTTCATAATGCTCATACGTTTGATGACCCGGCAGATTGGCCGGCTTACGAACAAGGCTGCTCCAGCCAGGACGTGTTCTGGCGAAAAGGCCACTCCAAACTTTTAGGACACCAGGTTCAGGTGCAGCCGAAATAAATGGCGGTGCATAGCCCATAAGTTCTTTCGGGCAATGATCATCAAAAAAATCCGAAAAATAGGGGTATTGAGCAGCGCCTAGAGGCAACCAATCTTCGCATTCATCAAATTGCCAGAAAAGCTCTGACCCGGTCCAGAGAACCTGAAAATTCATAGGTGGAAAGATATACCATCCAAATGCAGATGCCGCTGTCATTGGTTCACAGTAGCGGAAGGCCCGTGTTGGAATTAAACCACCCGCAGATCGATCAGCTCTTTGAGGAAGAGGGGTGTCTTGAATGAGGCGATAGAACCGAATGAGGGGATCCGGAGCAGCATGCTGCTCCGGATCTGGTTTTTCCAATGTGGATTGGATACCCATTTAGCAATCCCAGCTTCGTTAGATTTTAAAAGCAGGGCTCATATTGCCCAAACGTACCTTGTTGGAATTTTGGGTGGCTTTTTTGCTATCTTCAACTTTGAAAGCTGGGCTCATGTTACCAGTCCGTACTTTACCCTCGTCTCGAGTTGCAGACTGTTCAACTTTAAAAGCAGGGCTCATATTCCCAAGGCGAATATTTTTTTTATCAGATACTGACGCGTGTTTAGGGTCCACCTTAAATGCAGGGCTCATATTACCAAGTTGGATCGACTTGCAATCTTTAGTAGCAGTTTTGATTTTTTGAGTGTTTGATTTAAGAGTAGCCATGAGTGCTTCCTTTTCAGTTGTAGACTAGTAATTGCCTCTAAGAGGGTTGTTTTACTCGTTAGTTTTGTTCGTCAACATTTATGGCTTCAAGCTTTTCTGGCTTGAGTTGACATGAAACTAGGCAAGCTTATGAAAGCTCTCTCATTAATGTAAAGCTTAGGTGCGAGGCTGATTTTTGGGGAAGGGGAATTGGTGTTTATTCTTACTCAATTTCTAGTCTAAAATTATTTAAAACATTGTTTATAAATTATAATTTCCAATTTTGCGAAGATTGAAAACGAGATTTCTAGCTAAATTAATATTTATTAAGTTTAGGAGAGCAGGGAGGGATTTAGACCAATTTCTTTTCTAATCACTTAAGATATTAACCATAAATCACTGGTCTCATTTTATGTTTAATATTTGGTGGAAAAGATTAAGTTACGGGCGATAGCGAATTTAAAAAAATGGACCTGACTTATTTGATATGCGCATGACATACTAATGTAACAACACTAATTAATAGTAATTTAATGTAAGTGGTGTCGCCGAATAGGCTTGTTGATAGGGTTAGGTTTTGGATAGAGATTGAAGATCACAAATGCTTTTGATCAGTTTTTTATTGATCGACGATCTCTCAATCAAAATAAGCGATAAAATTTTTTTATTAATTGATTTTGAAATCTTTCTAATAGGATCGAATCTTCTTATTCATCGAATAGAAAATTCGATCCTCGTAAACGGTCTTCATTATTTAGAACTGAGTATGGAGCAATAGAGATCAGGATCTACATTGCCCCCAGAAGTAACCGCAACTGCGACAGTCGGCTTTTCAGCCATTTTGTCTGATAAGAGCGCAGCAAGCGCTACTGCACCTCCAGGTTCTACGACAAGCTTAAAATAGTGAAAGGCGACGCGCATTGCCTCTTTGACGTCCTCTTCTGATACTGTCAGGCCGCGCACATCATTCTGTCGCAGGATAGGAAAGGTTACTTCACCGGGCATTGGAGTGACTATCGCATCACAGATGCTTTTATGATTGCCGTCATTCGAAAGACGAGACCCACTTTCCAGCGATCTTTTTGTATCGTCAAACCCTTCGGGCTCCGCAGCATATACACATGTTCCAGAGGATAACGCTTTGATAGCAATGCTGATGCCGCTGGTCAGTCCGCCACCGCCACAGGGAACAGTAATAACATCAGCTTTTAAGTTCTGTTCACTCAATTGATCGACAATTTCAAGGCCGACTGTGCCTTGCCCCGAAATGACATCTGGATTGTCGTAAGGCTTTATCAGTGTCAGCTCTTTTTCTTTGGAAATTTGAAGCCCGATTTCTTCTCGGGACTGCGTATAGCGATCATAGGTGAGGACCTCAGCACCATAACCTCTAGTATTTTCTTTCTTTATGGTTGGGCTATCTTCCGGCATCAAGATTGTCGCATGTGTCCCAAGAAGTTTTGCAGCCAGAGCAATACCTTGAGCGTGATTGCCGCTGGAGTAAGCAAAGACGCCTTTTGATTTTTGCTCGTCATTCAATTGGGAAATTGCATTGAAAGCCCCTCGAAATTTAAACGATCCAGTCTTTTGGAGCATTTCCGCTTTAACAAACAGTCTAAAGCCGATTTTTTCATTCAGGGCAGGAGATTCAAGTAAAGGGGTAAGGACAGCCTGGCCATCGAGCGTTTGCCGAGCCAGGTTAAGCGACTGAAGGGAAGGGGTCATGTTTATGTTTTATCCAAAAATCGGGTTAAAGCTTGGAGGGATTGTGGCTCGTTAAGGAGGGGAACATGTCCACGGTTGGGTAAGGTAATATGTTGCATCTCGGGAAGGATGTCTTGCATTTTCTGGAAAGTTTCTTCACTCAGAACATCAGATAGCGCACCTCTGATTGCAAGCATGGGTATGTTCTTGAGATTTTCAAATACTGGCCAAAGGTCGATTGAATTTCCCTCTTCAATCTGTTCGACCAGAGCTTTACCCAAACCAAGATCATAGTTCGGGCGGAAGTTTTTATCTTTATCATCATATGTGAAGCTGACTTTCGCAGTCTCTAGCCAATAGCTGTCCTCAACATCAGGATAAGCTGAGGTGTATTGTTCTTTCTGGGCCGCGGCTATCTCTTCAAGGGACTGAAAGCGAACATCCTTTCCAACATAACCGGCTATTCGGCTCCCACCTGCACTCGCAACTTCAGGACCCACATCGTTTAAGATAATTCCCCCAACATATTTTGGGGCTAGGCCACCGATTGCGATTGAGAGAAGGCCGCCTAAGGAAGTTCCAAGAAAAACAGCTTTTTCTATCTTCTGGCTCTCTAGGAAGCGGAATATATCCTGAAGATAGGTTTGTGGGTTGTAGTTCTGATAATTGGGGTCATAGTCAGATTTTCCCCGACCTCTGTAATCAAGGGTAAAGATTTGACGGTCTCTAGAGAAAGTCTCAGCAAATTCATCAAAATCCTGCGAGTTGCGGGTCAGACCTGACAAGCAGATAATGGGAAGGCGTTGAGACGAATGTCCATAACTTCTGAAGCAGAGGTTGAGGCCGTCTTCTGACTGGTAATAATCTTCTACGTAACTCATTTCACTTAAAAAGTCCTGTTTTGCTAGACCCCGAGGATCGGCAGCATCTCTCTTAAATTTGTTATTTGAAAATCTGGAGATGAGGGCAAACGTTCCTCTGCTTGACCGAAACGGTTACACCACAGCGTTTTGAAGCCATAGTCTTTTGCGGAGTAAGCGTCCCATCCATTAGAGGATTGAAAGCTGATCTGGCGGGCATCCAGATCAAGTCCAGTTACGGCGAGATCATATACTGAAGGGTGAGGCTTGTAGACCTTAACGCTGGCCACAGAATAGACACCATCCAGAAGGTCATGAATGCCGGCGTTATTGACGGCTGCCTTCAGCATATCCGGAGAGCCGTTTGAGAGAATGGCACATTTTATGCCTGCGCCTTTTAGTCTCTCCAAAACCTCTGTTACTTCTTCATAGGCGGTGAGGGTCATGTATAGGTTCATGAGCCTTTCACGCAGTTTTCCATCAGAGATGTTGGCACTTTGCAAGGCGAAGTCTAAGGCGTCTCCCGTTACGCGCCAGAAATCAATATAGTTTCCTTGTAAGCTGCGAAGCCAAGTGTATTGAAGTTGTTTAAGCCGCCAAACATCGGAAATTGATTTCCATTGATCTCCTAAAGCCTCCTGTTCCTGACGGGCGGCGGCATCCACATCAAATAGAGTGCCGTATGCGTCAAAAACGCATGCTTTGATGTCTTCTAGTTTTCCAGAGGTCATATTGGGTTCCCGTATTTGAGCGCGCCCCATCTGGATTTTGTCGGTTTTTAAAAGAAATGCAAGCTTAACAAGCAAACGTTTAGTTTGCAGGTCCACCCCGAGACAAATCAATGTCTAGCTGTACAAGTTCATATTCTGGTGTAGCTGTTAGCTGTCTGTAAACTTGAAGGTTTTCCATAACGCGCTGAACATAGTTTCTTGTCTCACTGAACGGAATGAGCTCAATCCAGTCGACTGTGTTTATGTCACCCCGGCGTGGGTCACCCCAATCTTCTATCCACCGGCGAACGCGAGAGCCCCCTGCGTTATAGGAGGCAATCGCAAGGATATAGGATCCATCGAAACGATCAATCAAGTTGCCTAGATAATTGCTACCCAAAGTTACATTATAAGCGGGATCCTGTATTAAACGGGATCTGGAATAGGAAAGTTTGAGCTTTTTGGAGACGTGTTTCGCCGTTCTTGGCATCAATTGCATCAAGCCTCTCGCACCAGCAGGAGAGACGGCATCTGTTGCAAACGCGCTTTCCTGTCTTGTAATAGCCAGAATGAGAGGGTGCTCAATGGCGGCATCTTCAGGAAGCTCGATTGCAGTTGGCCAGCTAATATCTGGAAGTTCCGTTCCAAGTTGAGAGGCGCGTTTTGCAACCGCAACTGAATAATCAGGTCGCTCAATCTCTTCAGATAATTTAGCAAGATACACATAGTCTTCTGCAGACTGAGACCTTTCAGTTAATTTCATTAAGAAGGGGCGCGTGTATCGTGCCTGGCCCAATTCGGCCAGATTTTTGACAATGAGAACCAATTCGTCCTGGTCAAGCCGACTTTTGGCTTGAGATCCAAAGGAGGATTTTTTCTTGAGGTCTGGAGCTTCATTTGTATTGAGCTCAGCCATGGAGAGCTGCCCATAGAAAGTTGAGCTGAACTGGCTACCTTGCTCATACCAGTAACGGGCAGACTTTTTGTCTTTTAAAGCTGCATAGGACCTGGCGATCCAGTAAGCCCCGCGTGACCGGCTTATTGGATAACTGACGTTGTTGTAAAGACGGGTAAAATGCGCCAAAGCCTCGTCATATTCATGAAGGAAACGAAGCGCGACCCATCCGGCTAGCCACTCTGCTTCCGCAAACTTGGCTCCGCTCGTCAAGCCGTGTTGACTTGCAAGTTGATAGGCGTCTGTAATGTGTCCCTTCCGCAAAAGTTTACGTGCCTGTATTTCCCTCTCACGCCACCAGATTTCTGGATATGGTGCGGTGCTCGGAACTTTTAGCAACAAGGACTGTGCATCTTCGTCGCGGCCTTTTCTGCGACGCCATTTAATCCGATCAAATATGAAGCCATAATCGTTTTGCAGCTGATCTGGAACCTGGCGAACGCCAGCGTCGACATTTTTGGACATGCGCATTAGCCGAATACGAGCGATAGCTACTTTTTTCTGGTCAGATGAAACACGATCAAGCATCCGAATGGCATCTTCTGCGCGGCGCCCCCACAACAGCCTGTCTAGCCTGTTTTCGTGATCTTCGAGGCTTAATAATTTTTTATGCTGGCGTAAGAACTTGTTCTCTAGACCCTTGCTAAAGTTACCTTCATGCCAGGCTTTACGGATCCATTTTTTTCCTTCTTCCGCTTGACCGACTGCAAGCAATGCTTCTCCATACCGTTGCATGCCCATTCCGGTGATCGGCGGGCGCTCATAGAACCAGGAAATCGTTCTTCTTGCATCAATCGGATTGATCAAGGCTTCCTCAGCCCTGCGAAGAAGGGTTTGACGGTATGGCCAGTCCGGATTGTCGATCACAAAACTGGTGATCTCCTCAAATGTCGCGCCGCCCTTATACGCTCTTAACCAACTCCAGCGAATAAACTTGGCTGGTAGCGGATAAGTTGCTTTGTCTGCCTCAGCAACAGCTTGCCGCCATTTATATTTGCTCAGGTAGGAAAACGCTTTTTCATAAACTGCTTTATCTTTTGAAGTTAAAAGACCCGTGGCATATGGAGGTGGGGCAAACTGCATTCCGGCAGGCCGCTTGAGCGGTGTCGGAATATCAGAGATATGCTTATTAGCTAAAGGTTTTGTTGGTGGAACAACCAGCGCAACATTTTCTGGCTTTTGGGTTGGCGTTGGAATGTTCGCGTTATCTAGCGAGGAATTAATGGCCGAACGAATTTCAATTGAATCAGTGTCTAACTGAGATGATTGGTTCGCATGCGCTTCTAAAGGCAGCAAACCAGCCAAAAATATGGCTCCAGACAGTGCTGAGCTTTTGATACATTTGAGTATGTCGGCGTTTAGTTCCTGCATATCCAATCCTGTTTCCAAAGCGGATACTCTACTCTTTAACACTATATCATGAAGAGGGAGTTAAGGAAGCAATTCATCGTGATTTGAGTGTATTCAAAAGATCCGGCAAAGTTCATGGGTCACTATCAATCGGATGGAAATGATCAGAAAGAAGTTAGATCAAGTTTATGGGAAAGAATGTTGAATTTGTGGACCTTTTTTCTGTTGAGAAGAGCAAAGTTCTCAGCTTGATGAATAACGCTGAAGTCAGGCGTTATCTGCCTCTACTCTCTGGTGAGTTTACCGAAAAAGCATGTGAGGATTTTCTCTTAAGCAAGAAAAGGTTGTGGGAAGTCAATGGGTTTGGACCCTTCGCTATATCTGTTGATGGAAAGTTTGCAGGTTGGGGCGGGTTGCAGCAAGAGGGGGAAGATGTGGATTTTGCCCTTGTGCTGCATCCGGATTTCTGGGGATGTGGGGGGCAAGTGTTTCAATATTTCAAACGGCAAGCGTTTGAGGAAATGGACATTCAATCCATTACAATCTTACTCCCCACTTATCGACCAAGCTATAAAGCCCTTGAGAGGTTTGGGTTCCTTCAAGAGGATGATGTTCAAATTAATGGGCAAATATTCCTGAGATTTCGTCTCCTGAATCCCAAGTCATAAAGCGGTACTAACTCTCTCTAGTTTCTAAGACTCTTGTTGGCGATTTCAAACACATCATTTGAGATATTCGGCGCTTTTAAGATCCGCTCTAACTCCGCTTTCATTAAATTCTGGCGTTTCTCGCTGAAGCG contains the following coding sequences:
- a CDS encoding protein phosphatase CheZ is translated as MDSAVFAEHLSNRVETIREEMGPTVNIDEVADLVEKLMSNVEGDISAPQVHIQGQILELVDFIKKARGEIASLQPQEISEQHIPAATDELSAIVEATEEATNTFLDAAETLSEIGADIGGEKEERITDIITKIYEASNFQDITGQRINKVVSTLQHIEAVINKMAESMGKPVNKEKDREDVSGVHKEADERPDADLLNGPQKEGEGVSQDDIDALLASFD
- a CDS encoding alpha/beta fold hydrolase gives rise to the protein MSYVEDYYQSEDGLNLCFRSYGHSSQRLPIICLSGLTRNSQDFDEFAETFSRDRQIFTLDYRGRGKSDYDPNYQNYNPQTYLQDIFRFLESQKIEKAVFLGTSLGGLLSIAIGGLAPKYVGGIILNDVGPEVASAGGSRIAGYVGKDVRFQSLEEIAAAQKEQYTSAYPDVEDSYWLETAKVSFTYDDKDKNFRPNYDLGLGKALVEQIEEGNSIDLWPVFENLKNIPMLAIRGALSDVLSEETFQKMQDILPEMQHITLPNRGHVPLLNEPQSLQALTRFLDKT
- a CDS encoding 2-hydroxychromene-2-carboxylate isomerase yields the protein MTLEADLFWSFRSPYSYLATPQYRRMTEDYDLKINVRPVYPIAIRTPEFFKSVNPKWIPYLMLDCKRIADYRGMGFKWPNPDPVVIDRTNGTIAKEQPYIRMITRLGMKAVEAGKGLSFIDEVSRSIFDGSTTNWHLPETLEKTVARAGLSLTELTQQVEGNEDKIDVDISRNQEALDDSGHWGVPTLVFNGEPFFGQDRVDLALWRMKQHGLTARKN
- a CDS encoding OmpA/MotB family protein — encoded protein: MFEPLPQPTNRRQNTMWLTSLADLLALLLAFFVLVFAMNEIKRDNWEKVLEFLGNPLNINSEQTETGPTAEENVELFTEQRAFDLDYLQNILKAKVSSSEELTNVEVFKAADRLIISFIGDSFFGQGGNDVTGKLLDATRMLGETLRYVKNRIEVYGHSDPVPIQNRAPDALSNWTLSLSRAVSVSETLEKAGYGYPVQVYGLADSRYFELDPSNGEEKNFQLARRIDIVIREAKGANR
- a CDS encoding DUF6065 family protein, whose amino-acid sequence is MGIQSTLEKPDPEQHAAPDPLIRFYRLIQDTPLPQRADRSAGGLIPTRAFRYCEPMTAASAFGWYIFPPMNFQVLWTGSELFWQFDECEDWLPLGAAQYPYFSDFFDDHCPKELMGYAPPFISAAPEPGVLKVWSGLFARTRPGWSSLVRKPANLPGHQTYEHYEGIIETDRWFGPLFMNFRLTKTDQPIFFQREMPLFQVQPVERLTYQDKTLNNFETIASIDDFTNEDWNDYYQLAVAPGTPQERPRGLYARSSRKNRTPSPEK
- a CDS encoding haloacid dehalogenase type II: MTSGKLEDIKACVFDAYGTLFDVDAAARQEQEALGDQWKSISDVWRLKQLQYTWLRSLQGNYIDFWRVTGDALDFALQSANISDGKLRERLMNLYMTLTAYEEVTEVLERLKGAGIKCAILSNGSPDMLKAAVNNAGIHDLLDGVYSVASVKVYKPHPSVYDLAVTGLDLDARQISFQSSNGWDAYSAKDYGFKTLWCNRFGQAEERLPSSPDFQITNLREMLPILGV
- a CDS encoding threonine ammonia-lyase produces the protein MTPSLQSLNLARQTLDGQAVLTPLLESPALNEKIGFRLFVKAEMLQKTGSFKFRGAFNAISQLNDEQKSKGVFAYSSGNHAQGIALAAKLLGTHATILMPEDSPTIKKENTRGYGAEVLTYDRYTQSREEIGLQISKEKELTLIKPYDNPDVISGQGTVGLEIVDQLSEQNLKADVITVPCGGGGLTSGISIAIKALSSGTCVYAAEPEGFDDTKRSLESGSRLSNDGNHKSICDAIVTPMPGEVTFPILRQNDVRGLTVSEEDVKEAMRVAFHYFKLVVEPGGAVALAALLSDKMAEKPTVAVAVTSGGNVDPDLYCSILSSK